In one window of Chryseobacterium phocaeense DNA:
- a CDS encoding RHS repeat domain-containing protein encodes MNYKYNGKELEESGMYDYGARMYMPDLGRWGVVDPKSELLESPSPYVYALNSPILYIDKDGELPILINGRVFDSESDRANVSYWTQNIVNTIRGSGIPNPGGDVHFVDGDRYLSQSFSGNWSIKNGGNIWGNSPGWRYEAGKRAMNDSEFKTILSKLARDPKSGKITEKIQIYTHSRGAAFGTGYTERLLELIKENANEFADPNNVVDFVLYLAPHQSNALEAPNNVDSYSIDHNRDKLSGNDMKGLKGAFSSSEKDKGFFGAHSITSFQNDLKGFTSAFLKGGSSKQIINNFVQEMKKKYNITVTVSQ; translated from the coding sequence ATAAACTATAAGTACAATGGGAAGGAGCTTGAAGAGAGTGGAATGTATGATTATGGAGCGAGAATGTATATGCCTGATTTGGGAAGATGGGGTGTGGTGGATCCTAAAAGTGAATTGTTAGAAAGTCCCTCACCTTACGTTTATGCTTTAAATAGTCCTATTCTATATATTGATAAAGATGGAGAATTACCAATATTAATTAATGGTAGAGTTTTTGATAGCGAGTCAGATAGAGCAAATGTAAGTTACTGGACTCAAAATATAGTAAATACAATTAGAGGTTCAGGAATTCCTAATCCTGGAGGAGATGTTCATTTTGTTGATGGAGATAGATATTTATCACAAAGTTTTTCGGGTAATTGGAGTATAAAGAATGGAGGGAATATATGGGGAAACTCACCAGGCTGGAGATATGAAGCTGGAAAGAGGGCAATGAATGACAGTGAGTTTAAGACTATTCTTTCAAAATTGGCAAGAGATCCTAAATCGGGGAAAATAACTGAAAAAATACAGATTTATACACACAGTAGAGGTGCTGCTTTTGGAACTGGTTATACAGAAAGATTATTGGAACTTATCAAAGAAAATGCAAATGAATTTGCGGATCCTAATAATGTTGTTGATTTTGTACTTTATCTAGCTCCGCACCAATCGAATGCGCTTGAAGCCCCCAATAATGTAGATAGCTATTCGATAGATCATAACAGAGACAAGTTGTCTGGAAATGATATGAAAGGATTAAAAGGTGCTTTTAGTTCTAGTGAAAAAGATAAAGGCTTTTTTGGAGCTCATTCTATAACATCATTTCAAAATGATTTAAAAGGCTTTACATCAGCATTTTTAAAAGGAGGCTCAAGTAAACAAATTATAAATAACTTTGTCCAAGAAATGAAAAAGAAATATAACATAACCGTAACTGTTAGTCAATAG
- the hisC gene encoding histidinol-phosphate transaminase, which produces MKEFNINTFVRKNIIALQPYISFRDQNEFNAPVMLDANECPFGEFNRYPDSTQKKLKEKLAEIKGVSPSQIAIGNGSDELIDLIIKIFCEPKKDAILMMNPSFAMYGFYAAVNENALLKLDLDENFEIVKDDILKRSKEQQAKIFFLCSPNNPTGNSIHDIEFFVQNFDGIVVIDEAYIEFSENKSGIELLNKYPNLIVLQTFSKAWGTAGARVGVAYASEEIIRLINTVKAPYNVNSLSQELVINLLDDKNRLKENVEKILEERTWLGEQFKNIECIVKVFPTDANFFLIKMNNAPTVYQKMLEQEILTSQRSPAIPDCIRINVGSREENEKLINVLKEIQL; this is translated from the coding sequence ATGAAAGAATTTAACATCAATACGTTCGTAAGAAAAAATATCATTGCGTTACAGCCATACATCAGTTTCAGGGATCAGAATGAATTCAATGCTCCGGTCATGCTGGATGCCAATGAATGTCCGTTCGGGGAATTCAACCGCTATCCTGACTCAACCCAGAAAAAGCTTAAGGAAAAACTTGCGGAAATTAAAGGAGTTTCTCCCTCTCAGATTGCCATAGGAAACGGCAGTGACGAGCTTATCGACCTGATCATTAAAATCTTCTGTGAGCCCAAAAAAGACGCAATTCTGATGATGAATCCCTCATTTGCAATGTATGGTTTTTACGCAGCCGTCAATGAAAATGCGCTTTTAAAACTGGATCTGGATGAAAATTTTGAAATTGTTAAAGATGATATTTTAAAGAGAAGTAAAGAACAGCAGGCCAAGATATTCTTTCTGTGTTCTCCGAATAATCCAACGGGAAACAGCATACACGACATTGAATTCTTTGTTCAGAACTTTGATGGGATTGTGGTCATTGACGAAGCCTATATCGAGTTCTCAGAAAATAAATCCGGCATTGAACTTCTAAATAAATATCCCAATTTAATTGTGTTGCAGACGTTTTCAAAAGCCTGGGGAACGGCCGGGGCAAGGGTAGGAGTTGCCTATGCATCGGAAGAGATCATCCGTTTGATCAATACGGTTAAAGCTCCTTATAACGTCAATTCCCTAAGCCAGGAGCTGGTTATCAACCTGCTGGATGACAAAAACAGACTTAAAGAAAATGTTGAAAAGATTTTAGAAGAAAGAACCTGGCTGGGAGAACAGTTCAAAAATATAGAATGTATTGTAAAAGTATTTCCAACCGATGCCAATTTCTTTCTGATTAAAATGAATAATGCTCCAACCGTTTATCAAAAGATGCTGGAACAGGAAATTCTGACCAGTCAGCGGTCGCCGGCTATTCCGGACTGTATCAGGATCAATGTGGGAAGCCGTGAAGAGAACGAAAAACTAATCAACGTTTTAAAAGAAATACAGCTATGA
- a CDS encoding JAB-like toxin 1 domain-containing protein yields the protein MYGGTATFLIESNKKDAQTIFKFMARNTNVEFGLNEYQFKEGKTSIISTNHESNVDTAQAWFNYSFYGKGKDLKILDNWHSHPNATDLKEFKPSGYNSDGTPNDYTGDRQYYKYLKESNGAGLPQYFNIYGTKVKSTVQYNDQVMKKIKKL from the coding sequence ATGTATGGTGGGACAGCAACATTCTTGATCGAATCAAATAAAAAAGACGCTCAAACAATATTTAAATTTATGGCTAGAAACACCAATGTGGAGTTTGGTTTAAATGAATATCAATTTAAGGAAGGAAAAACTTCTATAATATCCACGAATCACGAATCCAATGTAGATACTGCTCAAGCCTGGTTTAATTATTCATTCTATGGAAAAGGAAAAGATCTAAAAATATTGGATAACTGGCATTCTCATCCCAATGCAACAGATCTAAAAGAATTTAAACCATCAGGTTACAACTCAGATGGCACTCCAAATGATTATACTGGAGATAGACAATACTATAAATATTTAAAAGAAAGTAATGGTGCAGGATTACCGCAATATTTTAATATTTATGGTACAAAGGTAAAATCAACTGTTCAATATAATGATCAAGTAATGAAAAAAATCAAAAAATTATGA
- a CDS encoding C40 family peptidase translates to MKPGLFEKNLRIKHISVLLIASAVAVSCGSSKNVASKKTTGNKTVVRAENLRKLDSKFSGSVSRSASDILKDAEKYIGTPYKFGGNTSSGFDCSGFTVKVFEENDYSLPRRSSDQADAGKKIDIKEVKPGDLLFFATAGGSRVSHVGIVHDIGSDGEVKFIHASTSKGVMISSLNEKYWNKAYLHAQRVL, encoded by the coding sequence ATGAAACCGGGATTATTTGAAAAAAACTTAAGGATAAAGCACATTTCAGTTCTTTTGATCGCCTCTGCTGTGGCTGTTTCATGCGGATCATCCAAAAATGTAGCCTCAAAAAAAACTACAGGAAACAAAACGGTAGTAAGAGCAGAAAATTTAAGAAAACTGGATTCTAAATTCAGCGGAAGCGTTTCAAGATCCGCCAGCGATATTCTGAAAGACGCGGAAAAATATATCGGGACGCCTTACAAATTTGGAGGGAATACCTCGTCCGGCTTTGACTGCTCCGGATTCACAGTAAAAGTTTTCGAGGAAAATGATTATTCGTTACCCCGCAGGTCATCTGATCAGGCCGATGCCGGTAAAAAAATTGATATTAAAGAAGTAAAGCCCGGTGATTTGCTGTTCTTTGCAACTGCCGGCGGAAGCAGGGTTTCCCACGTGGGCATCGTCCATGATATCGGATCAGACGGAGAAGTGAAATTCATCCATGCCTCTACTTCAAAAGGTGTTATGATTTCTTCTTTAAACGAAAAATACTGGAATAAAGCCTATCTTCATGCACAAAGAGTTTTATAA
- a CDS encoding glycosyltransferase family 4 protein, which translates to MKIAFDAKRFFHNTSGLGNYSRDLIRILSKYYPENEYLLLNKNSSERGKDILERDNVRFVETSKGSLARQLKMGKDAQKEGAQIFHGLSGELPLKWGKEPIKKIVTIHDLIFMRYPQYYSFFDRKIHLWKFKKAAVSADKIIAISEQTKRDIITYLKVPESKIEVIYQGCHKAFKEQQSEEVIQAVKEKFTLPERYILNVGTIEDRKNLLNIVRAIHETEIPLVVVGKKTKYYKKVEAFIRKNKMEKQVLFLEGVSMDELAVIYKLADIFVYPSFFEGFGIPVIEALFSKTVTITSNVSCLPEAGGKDSVYVDPGNYVDISAKIKFLWDNESERKRRAERSFDFVQKFNDEPIASELMELYKKIL; encoded by the coding sequence ATGAAAATTGCCTTCGATGCAAAACGTTTTTTTCACAATACGTCCGGATTGGGCAATTATTCAAGAGATCTCATCAGGATTCTCTCCAAGTACTATCCTGAAAACGAATATCTTCTTCTGAACAAAAACAGTTCAGAACGGGGAAAGGATATCCTGGAAAGAGACAATGTCCGGTTTGTGGAAACTTCAAAAGGAAGCCTGGCGAGGCAGCTTAAAATGGGGAAAGATGCCCAAAAAGAAGGCGCACAGATATTCCATGGCCTTTCCGGTGAACTGCCTTTGAAGTGGGGGAAAGAACCTATAAAAAAAATCGTGACCATCCATGACCTGATCTTCATGAGATATCCGCAGTATTATTCTTTTTTCGACAGGAAAATCCATTTATGGAAATTTAAAAAAGCCGCTGTTTCTGCAGATAAGATCATAGCCATTTCAGAACAGACCAAAAGAGATATCATTACGTATTTAAAAGTTCCCGAAAGCAAGATAGAAGTCATTTATCAGGGCTGCCACAAAGCGTTTAAAGAACAGCAGTCAGAAGAAGTAATTCAGGCTGTAAAAGAGAAATTCACGCTTCCCGAACGCTATATTTTGAACGTAGGAACCATTGAGGACCGTAAAAATCTGCTCAATATTGTCAGGGCAATTCATGAAACAGAAATTCCGCTGGTTGTTGTTGGTAAAAAGACAAAATATTACAAAAAGGTGGAAGCGTTTATCAGAAAAAACAAAATGGAAAAGCAGGTCTTGTTCTTGGAAGGAGTTTCCATGGATGAGCTTGCGGTGATCTATAAACTGGCGGATATTTTTGTCTATCCAAGCTTTTTCGAAGGCTTTGGAATCCCTGTGATAGAAGCGCTTTTCTCAAAAACGGTAACCATTACCAGTAACGTGAGTTGTCTTCCGGAAGCGGGTGGAAAAGACTCGGTGTATGTAGATCCGGGAAATTATGTTGACATTAGTGCAAAGATAAAATTTTTGTGGGACAATGAGTCCGAAAGGAAACGCCGTGCAGAAAGGAGTTTCGACTTTGTTCAGAAATTTAATGACGAGCCCATTGCGTCAGAATTAATGGAGCTCTACAAAAAAATTCTGTAA
- the hisD gene encoding histidinol dehydrogenase yields the protein MKIYRYPERNSWPELVKRPVIERKELSGLMEEIFEAVEKEGDNALIEFNEKFDRAITPQITVSDAELDQAGQEISGELKKAIQQAKENISKFHAAQIPETEKIETAKGVTCWRENRAIEKVGIYIPGGTAPLFSTVLMLAIPAQLAGCREIILCTPPNANGNINPAILYTARLCGITRIFKTGGAQAIAAMTLGTESIPKVYKIFGPGNQYVVAAKEYAQNYGVAIDMPAGPSEVLVIADQQAIPEFCAADLLSQAEHGSDSQVVFIADDFKIFTETIEAVEKQLKILPRNEMASKALDHSLFILIDSVEKALEFSNLYAPEHLILALEDFEKYIPLIENAGSVFLGNYSCESAGDYASGTNHTLPTNTYARNYSGVSLDSFVKKITFQHLSKEGLEKIGKTIEIMAEAEGLIAHKNAVSIRLK from the coding sequence ATGAAAATATACAGATACCCTGAAAGAAATTCATGGCCTGAGCTGGTAAAACGTCCGGTTATTGAACGTAAAGAATTGTCCGGACTGATGGAGGAAATATTTGAGGCAGTAGAAAAAGAAGGAGACAACGCACTGATTGAGTTTAATGAAAAATTTGATCGTGCTATAACTCCACAGATCACAGTTTCAGATGCAGAACTTGACCAGGCAGGACAAGAAATCTCCGGAGAATTAAAAAAAGCCATTCAACAGGCGAAGGAAAATATTTCGAAATTCCATGCCGCCCAGATACCGGAAACAGAAAAAATAGAAACGGCAAAAGGGGTAACATGCTGGAGAGAAAACCGGGCCATAGAAAAAGTAGGGATTTATATTCCGGGAGGAACTGCACCCTTATTTTCAACAGTTCTGATGCTTGCGATACCAGCGCAGTTAGCCGGATGCCGTGAAATTATCCTCTGTACGCCGCCAAACGCCAATGGAAATATCAATCCCGCCATTTTATATACAGCAAGGCTTTGCGGAATTACCAGAATATTTAAAACCGGAGGCGCGCAAGCCATTGCGGCAATGACTTTAGGAACGGAAAGTATTCCGAAGGTTTATAAAATATTCGGGCCTGGAAACCAGTATGTAGTGGCAGCCAAAGAATATGCACAGAACTATGGGGTGGCTATCGATATGCCGGCCGGACCCAGTGAAGTGCTTGTTATAGCAGACCAGCAGGCCATTCCCGAATTCTGTGCAGCAGATCTGCTTTCCCAGGCCGAACACGGAAGTGACAGTCAGGTTGTTTTTATTGCTGATGACTTCAAAATTTTTACAGAAACCATTGAAGCGGTAGAAAAGCAGCTTAAAATCCTTCCCAGAAATGAAATGGCTTCCAAAGCACTGGATCACAGTCTTTTCATATTAATAGATTCTGTTGAAAAAGCACTGGAATTCAGTAATTTATATGCTCCTGAACACCTTATCCTAGCTTTGGAGGATTTTGAAAAATATATTCCGCTGATTGAAAATGCAGGATCGGTTTTCCTCGGAAATTACTCCTGTGAAAGTGCCGGAGATTATGCCAGCGGAACCAACCACACCCTGCCCACCAATACCTACGCAAGGAACTACAGCGGGGTTTCTCTGGACAGTTTTGTCAAAAAAATCACCTTTCAGCATCTTTCTAAGGAAGGCCTGGAAAAAATAGGGAAAACAATTGAAATAATGGCCGAAGCCGAAGGTCTTATTGCCCACAAAAATGCAGTATCTATCCGATTAAAATAA
- the hisB gene encoding bifunctional histidinol-phosphatase/imidazoleglycerol-phosphate dehydratase HisB: MKKVLFIDRDGTLIIEPPEDFQVDSLEKLEFYPGVFQNLSKIAREMDYELVMVTNQDGLGTESFPYEYFIKPHEKMLQAFENEGIVFSDILIDKSFEHENLPTRKPGTGLLSKYMYGSYDLENSYVIGDRGSDVQLAKNMGTKSVFLNRNFNEEATLSTDSWTGIYSFLKRESRKAKVYRKTNETEIDIEIDLNGNGTSEISTGLHFFDHMMEQISKHGNLDLKIKVNGDLHVDEHHTIEDTGIALGEAFLKALGNKKGIERYGFLLPMDDCLAQAAIDLGGRPWLVWEVDFKREKIGDVPTEMFFHFFKSFADSSKSNLNIKAEGSNEHHKIEAVFKAFAKAVKMAVNQSDSSFNLPSTKGSL, translated from the coding sequence ATGAAAAAAGTACTGTTTATAGACCGTGACGGAACGCTCATCATAGAACCACCCGAAGATTTTCAGGTAGATTCACTGGAAAAACTGGAGTTTTATCCGGGAGTCTTTCAGAACCTCTCGAAAATTGCAAGGGAAATGGATTACGAACTCGTGATGGTGACCAATCAGGATGGGCTGGGCACTGAAAGTTTTCCTTATGAATATTTTATAAAACCCCATGAAAAAATGCTGCAAGCTTTCGAAAATGAAGGCATTGTTTTCAGCGATATTTTGATTGATAAAAGCTTTGAACATGAAAATCTTCCCACCAGAAAACCCGGAACCGGGCTGCTTTCGAAGTACATGTATGGAAGCTATGATCTTGAAAACTCTTATGTAATTGGTGATCGAGGTAGTGATGTTCAACTTGCTAAAAATATGGGAACTAAATCTGTTTTTCTCAATCGAAACTTTAATGAAGAAGCAACGCTCAGTACGGACAGCTGGACCGGAATTTATTCGTTTCTGAAGCGGGAATCGAGAAAGGCTAAAGTCTACAGAAAAACCAATGAAACAGAGATTGATATTGAAATAGATCTTAACGGAAACGGAACTTCTGAAATTTCTACCGGGCTTCATTTTTTCGATCATATGATGGAACAGATTTCAAAGCACGGAAATTTAGATCTGAAGATAAAAGTGAATGGGGACCTTCATGTAGATGAGCATCACACCATTGAAGATACCGGAATTGCTTTGGGAGAGGCTTTCCTGAAAGCATTAGGGAATAAAAAAGGAATTGAAAGGTATGGTTTCCTGCTTCCGATGGATGATTGTCTGGCTCAGGCCGCCATTGATTTAGGGGGAAGACCGTGGCTGGTTTGGGAAGTTGATTTTAAAAGAGAGAAAATCGGCGATGTGCCTACGGAAATGTTTTTTCACTTCTTTAAATCATTTGCAGATTCCTCAAAATCCAACCTGAACATCAAAGCGGAAGGCAGTAACGAGCACCACAAGATTGAAGCGGTTTTCAAAGCATTTGCAAAAGCAGTAAAAATGGCTGTTAATCAATCGGATAGTAGTTTTAATTTACCGTCAACAAAAGGAAGTTTATAA
- the hisH gene encoding imidazole glycerol phosphate synthase subunit HisH: MIALIKYNGGNVSSVQNALERLNVSSVITDDPELILKADKVIFPGVGEASSTMKVLKEKGLDALIPDLKQPVLGICLGMQLMCGNNEEGNTTGMGIFDVDVKWFPPKDLIPHMGWNTISDLKSPLFSGIEENSDVYFVHSYYCGLADSTVSVCDYILPFSASLQKDNFFAVQFHPEKSGSTGSRILNNFINL; this comes from the coding sequence ATGATTGCACTTATAAAATACAACGGAGGGAATGTAAGCTCCGTCCAGAATGCCCTGGAAAGGCTGAATGTAAGCTCTGTCATTACCGATGATCCGGAACTGATCCTTAAAGCGGATAAAGTTATTTTTCCCGGTGTTGGAGAAGCTTCCTCAACCATGAAAGTATTGAAGGAAAAAGGTCTTGATGCGCTTATCCCGGATCTGAAGCAGCCTGTTTTGGGGATCTGCCTGGGAATGCAGCTGATGTGCGGCAACAATGAAGAAGGAAACACAACGGGAATGGGGATTTTTGATGTGGATGTAAAATGGTTTCCACCCAAAGATCTTATTCCGCATATGGGCTGGAACACGATTTCAGACCTGAAATCACCGCTTTTCTCAGGAATTGAGGAGAACAGCGATGTGTATTTTGTTCACAGCTATTACTGCGGATTGGCTGATTCTACGGTATCTGTCTGTGATTATATCCTGCCGTTCAGTGCTTCCCTGCAGAAAGATAATTTTTTTGCCGTTCAGTTTCACCCGGAAAAATCAGGATCTACAGGGAGCCGGATTTTAAACAACTTTATAAACCTGTAA
- a CDS encoding DUF2255 family protein, giving the protein MNKDELLHYINTNSIIELKAGDQRSTFLEIWMVTVNNRIFARSWGLAEKSWYYTFLEDPNGKIRCGEEIVAIKALIPEDIKDMTAEINKAYLTKYNTAQNFKYSQGIIREKHVERTMEFIIDDTLHSTK; this is encoded by the coding sequence ATGAATAAAGACGAACTACTTCATTACATCAACACCAATAGCATTATCGAACTTAAAGCAGGAGATCAGAGAAGCACTTTTCTTGAAATCTGGATGGTTACCGTGAATAACAGGATATTTGCCCGTTCATGGGGTCTTGCCGAGAAAAGTTGGTACTATACATTTCTGGAAGATCCGAATGGAAAAATTCGATGTGGAGAAGAGATTGTTGCAATAAAAGCGCTCATACCGGAGGACATAAAAGATATGACTGCTGAAATTAATAAAGCTTATTTAACAAAATATAATACAGCCCAAAACTTTAAATATTCACAAGGAATTATCAGGGAAAAGCATGTTGAAAGGACAATGGAATTTATAATCGATGATACATTACATTCAACAAAATAA
- a CDS encoding PhzF family phenazine biosynthesis protein, with product MKLELYQIDAFTDELFKGNPACVVPLKNWLPDEMLLKIARENAVAETAFFIDSGQEIHLRWFTPEIEMDLCGHATLATAHCLISLLNYPGNTVIFHTKSGQLKVSFENDLYYLDFPSRMPIPSDLPEQISEALSIQPREVFKARDYVLVYDSEDDIRNIRINRAIFDLINLDPGGVIVTAKGERSDFVSRFFIPQAAILEDPVTGSAHCSLIPFWAQRLGKKDLFALQLSERQGQLYCKDQNDRVIIAGKAKTYSAGFFWTE from the coding sequence GTGAAATTAGAACTATATCAGATCGATGCGTTTACCGATGAGCTTTTCAAAGGAAATCCTGCATGTGTTGTACCTCTTAAGAACTGGCTTCCGGATGAGATGCTTTTAAAAATTGCGAGGGAAAATGCAGTGGCTGAAACTGCTTTTTTTATTGATTCCGGTCAGGAAATACATCTGAGATGGTTTACACCTGAAATTGAAATGGATTTATGCGGGCATGCTACCCTTGCCACCGCACACTGCCTGATTTCACTGCTTAACTATCCTGGTAATACCGTTATTTTCCACACAAAAAGCGGCCAACTAAAGGTTAGTTTTGAAAATGATCTTTATTATCTCGATTTTCCTTCAAGGATGCCTATACCTTCTGACCTTCCGGAACAGATATCGGAAGCGCTCAGTATACAACCCCGGGAGGTTTTTAAAGCCCGGGATTATGTCCTGGTGTATGATTCGGAAGATGACATCAGAAATATCAGGATCAACAGGGCTATCTTTGATCTGATCAACCTGGATCCCGGTGGCGTAATCGTTACTGCAAAGGGAGAAAGAAGTGATTTTGTATCCCGTTTTTTCATCCCACAAGCCGCTATTCTTGAAGATCCGGTGACCGGCTCCGCTCATTGTTCCCTGATTCCTTTCTGGGCACAAAGATTAGGAAAAAAGGATCTTTTTGCCCTACAACTTTCTGAAAGACAGGGCCAGCTTTATTGTAAAGATCAAAATGACAGGGTAATAATTGCCGGCAAAGCAAAAACTTATTCCGCAGGATTTTTTTGGACGGAGTAA
- a CDS encoding 2,3,4,5-tetrahydropyridine-2,6-dicarboxylate N-succinyltransferase, which yields MSLQQTIENIWDNRDLLQNEDSQKAIREVVSLLDSGELRVAQPTENGWQVNEWVKKAVVMYFPIQKMETIEVGPFEFHDKIPLKKNYAEKGVRVVPHAIAREGSFVASGVIMMPSYVNIGAYVDSGTMVDTWATVGSCAQIGKNVHLSGGVGIGGVLEPLQAAPVIIEDDCFIGSRCIVVEGVHVEREAVLGANVVLTASTKIIDVTGTEPVEIKGRVPARSVVIPGSYTKQYPAGEYQVPCALIIGQRKESTDKKTSLNDALRDNNVAV from the coding sequence ATGTCGTTACAACAAACTATTGAAAACATTTGGGATAACAGAGATTTATTACAGAATGAAGACAGCCAGAAGGCGATAAGAGAAGTGGTTTCTTTACTGGATTCCGGAGAACTTCGTGTTGCACAGCCTACGGAAAACGGATGGCAGGTGAATGAGTGGGTGAAGAAAGCCGTAGTAATGTATTTCCCGATTCAGAAAATGGAAACTATTGAGGTAGGTCCGTTTGAATTTCATGATAAAATTCCTTTGAAGAAAAACTATGCTGAAAAAGGAGTAAGAGTTGTACCGCATGCCATCGCAAGAGAAGGATCTTTCGTGGCTTCAGGAGTAATTATGATGCCTTCTTACGTAAATATCGGGGCCTACGTAGATTCTGGAACTATGGTGGATACATGGGCTACGGTAGGAAGCTGCGCACAGATCGGTAAAAACGTTCACCTGAGTGGAGGTGTAGGAATCGGAGGTGTACTGGAACCGTTGCAGGCTGCTCCGGTGATCATTGAAGACGACTGTTTCATCGGTTCAAGATGTATCGTGGTAGAAGGAGTACATGTAGAAAGAGAAGCCGTATTAGGCGCTAATGTGGTGTTGACCGCTTCTACAAAAATTATTGATGTTACAGGTACCGAGCCTGTTGAGATCAAAGGAAGGGTTCCTGCCCGTTCAGTGGTAATTCCGGGAAGCTATACCAAACAGTATCCAGCTGGAGAATACCAGGTTCCTTGCGCATTGATTATTGGCCAGAGAAAAGAATCAACAGATAAAAAAACCTCTCTTAATGACGCGTTGAGAGATAATAATGTAGCCGTATAA
- a CDS encoding LytR/AlgR family response regulator transcription factor: protein MENRTFAFIKTDKKLVKLFFKDITVIKGLGNYVEINTVFNKRYIYYKALKDLIEGLPDEFMRVHNSYIVNLTNIEYFEDNQLVYQDQKIAVAKSYKECLVTALNKMML from the coding sequence ATGGAGAACCGGACTTTTGCTTTTATTAAAACAGATAAAAAACTGGTAAAACTTTTCTTTAAAGATATTACTGTAATCAAAGGTCTGGGAAATTATGTAGAAATCAATACGGTTTTTAATAAAAGATACATCTATTACAAAGCACTTAAAGACCTTATTGAAGGTCTTCCCGATGAATTCATGAGGGTTCACAATTCCTATATTGTCAATTTAACGAATATCGAATACTTCGAAGACAACCAACTCGTATACCAGGACCAGAAAATTGCTGTGGCTAAAAGCTACAAAGAATGCCTGGTTACTGCACTCAACAAGATGATGCTCTGA
- a CDS encoding rod shape-determining protein: MGLFDMFTREIAIDLGTANTLIIYNNKIVVDQPSIVAMDRSTGKAIAVGMQAKLMQGKTHENIRAIRPLKDGVIADFHASEHMIKEFIKQIPELGGKVLQPALRIVICIPSGITEVEKRAVKDSALKVNAKEVKLIYEPMAAAIGAGIDVESPEGNMIVDIGGGTTEIAVIALGGIVCDRSLKIAGDVFTNDIAYFIRTQYNLDIGERTAEQIKIEVGSALEELNFPLEDLPVRGRDLITGKPKEIMISYKEVFRAIDKSIMRIEDAIMETLAITPPELASDIYKTGIFLAGGGALLNGLAERIHLKTDLPVCVAEDPLRAVVRGTGIALKNINKFRFLVQ; the protein is encoded by the coding sequence ATGGGATTGTTTGATATGTTTACACGGGAGATAGCGATTGATCTGGGAACTGCTAATACCTTAATCATATATAACAATAAGATTGTGGTGGATCAGCCCTCTATTGTGGCGATGGACAGATCTACAGGAAAAGCTATTGCTGTGGGGATGCAGGCAAAGCTTATGCAGGGGAAGACCCACGAAAATATCCGGGCCATACGCCCCTTAAAAGATGGGGTGATTGCGGATTTTCATGCTTCTGAACACATGATCAAAGAATTTATAAAACAGATTCCAGAGCTTGGAGGAAAAGTTTTGCAGCCCGCCCTTAGAATCGTGATCTGTATTCCTTCAGGCATTACAGAAGTAGAAAAAAGAGCGGTTAAAGATTCAGCACTGAAAGTAAATGCAAAAGAAGTAAAGCTGATCTACGAACCTATGGCAGCAGCTATCGGAGCCGGTATCGATGTGGAAAGCCCCGAAGGAAATATGATTGTGGATATAGGTGGCGGAACTACCGAAATAGCAGTTATTGCGCTGGGTGGGATTGTCTGCGACCGGTCTCTTAAGATTGCAGGTGATGTCTTTACCAATGATATTGCTTACTTTATCAGGACCCAATACAATCTGGATATCGGGGAAAGAACTGCGGAACAGATAAAAATTGAGGTAGGATCAGCATTGGAAGAATTGAATTTCCCACTCGAAGATCTTCCGGTACGCGGAAGAGACCTGATTACGGGGAAACCAAAAGAAATCATGATAAGCTATAAAGAAGTTTTCAGGGCAATTGATAAATCGATCATGAGAATTGAAGATGCTATTATGGAAACACTTGCCATCACACCGCCGGAACTGGCATCGGATATTTATAAAACAGGTATTTTCCTGGCAGGTGGAGGAGCATTGCTCAATGGTCTGGCAGAAAGGATCCACCTTAAAACAGATTTACCGGTATGTGTGGCAGAAGATCCCTTGCGGGCTGTAGTCCGCGGAACAGGAATTGCCCTTAAGAATATTAATAAATTCAGGTTTCTGGTACAATAG